In Carassius auratus strain Wakin unplaced genomic scaffold, ASM336829v1 scaf_tig00057437, whole genome shotgun sequence, one DNA window encodes the following:
- the LOC113090610 gene encoding bifunctional apoptosis regulator-like isoform X2: MDVQIPVEPELSESESEEGTALSESEFTCHCCYQVLVDPTTLTCGHSFCRHCLANWWASALPRVRRDCPECRAVWTGFPRVNILLRDAVEKLFPAEVRRRKQAILSDPGFCRVLQMFQQHGNTQAPHAAPPQNPPPINIREFYSGVVTALTFMTVVVLLYRAFSTDSSHEVLLSKPLSRWSADDVTLWVEHLGIWTNQYKETFRREQINGRLLSSLSDEDLSAAPFKIKNPSHRQIILEELHRLRQRRVSLNLWQYKDLYLGKSLFLLISLRNFPRLTLLYLFLFDYDDTFLPFIHTSCPATPDAPTDTPLDWPGWRQWAEFLLMYFLLPYQLLSAVAWHWMSVHYWTAGFIIAHAALLTVLDVCFYWTLWKRGQMRTLPKLVWLQMFAVLFNTSLFVLPWPMMPLFIINTEIYIQLYFNPFLTAVLVKRTLLPTNTQHRP; the protein is encoded by the exons ATGGACGTGCAGATCCCAGTGGAGCCGGAGCTCAGTGAGTCTGAGTCTGAGGAAGGGACGGCTCTGTCTGAGTCTGAGTTCACCTGTCACTGCTGCTACCAGGTTCTGGTGGACCCCACCACACTCACCTGTGGACACAGCTTCTGCAGACACTGTCTGGCCAACTGGTGGGCCTCCGCTCTGCCCAGGGTCCGGAGAGACTGCCCAGAATGCCGAGCGGTGTGGACCGGCTTTCCCAGAGTCAACATCCTGCTCCG ggatgCGGTGGAAAAGCTGTTTCCCGCTGAAGTGAGACGACGGAAGCAGGCCATCCTGAGTGATCCAGGGTTCTGTCGTGTTCTCCAGATGTTCCAGCAGCATGGGAACACACAGGCCCCTCACGCAGCTCCGCCACAGAACCCACCACCGATCAACATCAGAGAGTTTTACTCTGGAGTCGTGACGGCTCTGACCTTCATGAct gtggtgGTGTTATTGTACCGTGCGTTCAGTACTGATTCCAGTCATGAGGTACTGCTCAGTAAACCACTCAGCAGGTGGAGTGCTGATGATGTCACTCTGTGGGTGGAGCATCTGGGCATCTGGACCAATCAGTATAAAGAGACCTTCCGCAGGGAACAGATCAAcggcag gttacTGTCTTCTCTCAGTGATGAGGATCTGTCTGCGGCTCCGTTCAAAATCAAGAATCCGTCTCACAGACAGATCATCCTGGAGGAGCTGCACAGACTCAGACAGCGCCGGGTCTCACTGAACCTCTGgcagtacaag gatCTGTATTTAGGGAAGTCTCTGTTCCTGTTGATCAGTCTGAGGAACTTCCCTCGTCTGACGCTGCTCTACCTGTTCCTGTTTGATTATGACGACACGTTCCTGCCCTTCATTCACACCAGCTGCCCGGCGACACCAGACGCTCCCACGGACACACCGCTG GATTGGCCGGGCTGGCGTCAGTGGGCGGAGTTTCTGCTGATGTACTTCCTGTTGCCCTATCAGCTGCTGTCTGCGGTGGCCTGGCACTGGATGAGTGTTCATTACTGGACGGCAGGTTTCATCATCGCTCACGCTGCACTACTGACGGTGCTGGACGTGTGTTTCTACTGGACGCTGTGGAAGAGAGGACAGAtgcg GACTCTGCCTAAGTTAGTCTGGCTTCAGATGTTCGCAGTGCTGTTCAACACGTCTCTGTTTGTGCTGCCGTGGCCCATGATGCCTCTCTTCATCATTAACACTGAGATCTACATCCAGCTGTACTTTAACCCCTTCCTCACTGCAGTGCTGGTGAAACGAACACTCCTGcccacaaacacacagcacaggccctga
- the LOC113090608 gene encoding poly(A)-specific ribonuclease PARN-like isoform X3, whose protein sequence is MEVTRQNFKEVLPEVCSAVQEADFISIDGEFTGISDGPSVSALTNGLDTPEERYTKLRKHSMNFLLFQFGVCTFRYDQNQSTYITKAFNFYIFPKPFSRTSPDIKFICQSSSIDFLASQGFDFNKVFRSGIPYLTQEEESQLREQYEERRGQINGAGPVSYTPTSGTGSCKVPEDQREFIRTVEQKVEALLKNSDQTLDLEPCTGFQRKLIYQTLNSKYPKGLHVETLETEKKERFIQISKVDEEERRRREQQKQQREQEELNDAVGFSRVIRAISKSGKLVVGHNMLLDVMHTIHQFCGPLPEELDDFKEVAMSVFPRLLDTKLMASTQPFKEIISNTSLAELHKQLRENPFRSPTTECPEGLRSYDTSTEQLHEAGYDAFITGLCFISMANYLGSFLSPPKSHISARSKLLEPFYNKLFLMRVIDIPYLNMSGPDLQPKRDHVLYVTFPKEWKTSDLYQLFSAFGNIQVSWIDDTSAFVCLSQTEQVQIAMNTSRYAESYRIQTYAEYLQSRQKSTHSSRRWTDDGWDASYSTSGSSRLQAVKRSISPSLEEQNHNADSSWTHYSSVKKMKTDGSCSQSYAEVAGSCDWPRLQPDEGGTSVSPVQEEVEPEESSANQNQASETTPPALFDVPQVW, encoded by the exons ATGGAGGTCACCAGACAGA ATTTTAAAGAGGTTCTTCCAGAGGTGTGTAGCGCTGTGCAGGAGGCGGACTTCATCTCTATAGACGGAGAATTCAcag gcATCAGTGATGGGCCGTCAGTCAGTGCTCTGACCAATGGACTGGACACACCAGAGGAGAGATACACCAAACTGAGGAAG CACTCCATGAACTTCCTGCTCTTCCAGTTTGGCGTCTGCACCTTCAGATACGACCAGAATCAGTCCAC GTACATCACTAAAGCCTTCAACTTCTACATCTTCCCCAAGCCCTTCAGCCGCACGTCTCCAGACATCAAGTTCATCTGTCAG agctccagcaTTGATTTCCTGGCCAGTCAGGGCTTCGACTTCAACAAGGTCTTCCGCAGTG GGATCCCGTACCTGACCCAGGAGGAGGAGTCTCAGCTGAGGGAGCAGTACGAGGAGAGGCGGGGCCAGATCAATGGGGCGGGGCCAGTCTCATACACGCCCACCTCAGGGACGGGCTCCTGTAAGGTCCCTGAAGACCAGAGAGAGTTCATCCGGACGGTGGA GCAGAAGGTTGAAGCTCTTCTGAAGAACTCTGATCAGACTCTGGATCTGGAGCCCTGCACCGG CTTTCAGAGGAAGCTCATCTATCAGACGCTCAACTCCAA GTATCCTAAAGGTCTTCACGTGGAGACGCTGGAGACAGAGaag aaggaGCGCTTCATTCAGATCAGTAAGGTGGAtgaagaggagaggaggaggagggagcagcagaagcagcagagagagcag GAGGAGCTGAATGATGCTGTGGGCTTCTCCAGGGTTATCAGAGCCATCTCCAAAtct GGTAAACTGGTGGTGGGTCACAACATGCTGCTGGACGTCATGCACACCATCCATCAGTTCTGTGGACCGCTGCCTGAG gagcTGGATGACTTCAAGGAGGTGGCCATGTCTGTGTTTCCCAG GCTGTTGGACACCAAGCTGATGGCATCCACGCAGCCCTTCAAG gagaTCATCAGCAACACATCACTGGCTGAACTGCACAAACAGCTGAGAGAGAACCCCTTCAGATCCCCCACcactg agtgtCCCGAAGGCCTCCGGAGTTACGACACGTCCACAGAGCAGCTTCATGAGGCCGGTTATGACGCCTTCATCACTGGACTGTGCTTCATCTCCATGGCAAACtacctgg GGTCTTTTCTCTCGCCTCCAAAGAGTCACATCTCTGCTCGCTCCAAACTCCTCGAACCCTTCTACAACAA ATTATTCCTGATGAGGGTGATTGACATTCCCTATCTGAACATGAGTGGACCTGAcc ttcaGCCCAAGAGAGATCACGTCCTGTACGTCACCTTCCCTAAAGAGTGGAAGACCAGCGACCTGTACCAGCTCTTCAGCGCCTTCG gGAACATCCAGGTGTCGTGGATCGATGACACGTCGGCGTTCGTGTGTCTCAGTCAGACGGAGCAGGTTCAGATAG CCATGAACACCAGCCGCTACGCCGAGAGCTACCGCATCCAGACCTACGCCGAGTACCTGCAGTCCAGACAGAAGAGCACACACAGCAGCAGGAGGTGGACCGACGACGGCTGGGACGCTTCCTACAGCACCTCGGGCTCCAGCCG gctgcAGGCGGTCAAGAGGAGCATCAGTCCGTCTCTGGAGGAGCAGAATCACAATGCTGACAGCAGCTGGACACACTACAGCAGTGTCAAGAAGATGAAGACGGACG GAAGCTGCTCGCAGTCGTACGCTGAGGTCGCTGGCTCCTGTGATTGGCCCAGACTGCA GCCTGATGAGGGCGGAACCTCTGTGAGTCCAGTGCAGGAGGAGGTGGAGCCTGAGGAgtcctcagccaatcagaatcaag CTTCTGAAACGACGCCACCGGCACTCTTCGACGTTCCTCAGGTGTGGTAA
- the LOC113090610 gene encoding bifunctional apoptosis regulator-like isoform X1 produces the protein MDVQIPVEPELSESESEEGTALSESEFTCHCCYQVLVDPTTLTCGHSFCRHCLANWWASALPRVRRDCPECRAVWTGFPRVNILLRDAVEKLFPAEVRRRKQAILSDPGFCRVLQMFQQHGNTQAPHAAPPQNPPPINIREFYSGVVTALTFMTVVVLLYRAFSTDSSHEVLLSKPLSRWSADDVTLWVEHLGIWTNQYKETFRREQINGRLLSSLSDEDLSAAPFKIKNPSHRQIILEELHRLRQRRVSLNLWQYKDLYLGKSLFLLISLRNFPRLTLLYLFLFDYDDTFLPFIHTSCPATPDAPTDTPLNQLCCKCGRALMHPVLHQDWPGWRQWAEFLLMYFLLPYQLLSAVAWHWMSVHYWTAGFIIAHAALLTVLDVCFYWTLWKRGQMRTLPKLVWLQMFAVLFNTSLFVLPWPMMPLFIINTEIYIQLYFNPFLTAVLVKRTLLPTNTQHRP, from the exons ATGGACGTGCAGATCCCAGTGGAGCCGGAGCTCAGTGAGTCTGAGTCTGAGGAAGGGACGGCTCTGTCTGAGTCTGAGTTCACCTGTCACTGCTGCTACCAGGTTCTGGTGGACCCCACCACACTCACCTGTGGACACAGCTTCTGCAGACACTGTCTGGCCAACTGGTGGGCCTCCGCTCTGCCCAGGGTCCGGAGAGACTGCCCAGAATGCCGAGCGGTGTGGACCGGCTTTCCCAGAGTCAACATCCTGCTCCG ggatgCGGTGGAAAAGCTGTTTCCCGCTGAAGTGAGACGACGGAAGCAGGCCATCCTGAGTGATCCAGGGTTCTGTCGTGTTCTCCAGATGTTCCAGCAGCATGGGAACACACAGGCCCCTCACGCAGCTCCGCCACAGAACCCACCACCGATCAACATCAGAGAGTTTTACTCTGGAGTCGTGACGGCTCTGACCTTCATGAct gtggtgGTGTTATTGTACCGTGCGTTCAGTACTGATTCCAGTCATGAGGTACTGCTCAGTAAACCACTCAGCAGGTGGAGTGCTGATGATGTCACTCTGTGGGTGGAGCATCTGGGCATCTGGACCAATCAGTATAAAGAGACCTTCCGCAGGGAACAGATCAAcggcag gttacTGTCTTCTCTCAGTGATGAGGATCTGTCTGCGGCTCCGTTCAAAATCAAGAATCCGTCTCACAGACAGATCATCCTGGAGGAGCTGCACAGACTCAGACAGCGCCGGGTCTCACTGAACCTCTGgcagtacaag gatCTGTATTTAGGGAAGTCTCTGTTCCTGTTGATCAGTCTGAGGAACTTCCCTCGTCTGACGCTGCTCTACCTGTTCCTGTTTGATTATGACGACACGTTCCTGCCCTTCATTCACACCAGCTGCCCGGCGACACCAGACGCTCCCACGGACACACCGCTG aatcaacTCTGCTGTAAATGTGGGCGGGCACTAATGCACCCTGTGCTGCATCAGGATTGGCCGGGCTGGCGTCAGTGGGCGGAGTTTCTGCTGATGTACTTCCTGTTGCCCTATCAGCTGCTGTCTGCGGTGGCCTGGCACTGGATGAGTGTTCATTACTGGACGGCAGGTTTCATCATCGCTCACGCTGCACTACTGACGGTGCTGGACGTGTGTTTCTACTGGACGCTGTGGAAGAGAGGACAGAtgcg GACTCTGCCTAAGTTAGTCTGGCTTCAGATGTTCGCAGTGCTGTTCAACACGTCTCTGTTTGTGCTGCCGTGGCCCATGATGCCTCTCTTCATCATTAACACTGAGATCTACATCCAGCTGTACTTTAACCCCTTCCTCACTGCAGTGCTGGTGAAACGAACACTCCTGcccacaaacacacagcacaggccctga
- the LOC113090608 gene encoding poly(A)-specific ribonuclease PARN-like isoform X1, with translation MEVTRQNFKEVLPEVCSAVQEADFISIDGEFTGISDGPSVSALTNGLDTPEERYTKLRKHSMNFLLFQFGVCTFRYDQNQSTYITKAFNFYIFPKPFSRTSPDIKFICQSSSIDFLASQGFDFNKVFRSGIPYLTQEEESQLREQYEERRGQINGAGPVSYTPTSGTGSCKVPEDQREFIRTVEQKVEALLKNSDQTLDLEPCTGFQRKLIYQTLNSKYPKGLHVETLETEKKERFIQISKVDEEERRRREQQKQQREQEELNDAVGFSRVIRAISKSGKLVVGHNMLLDVMHTIHQFCGPLPEELDDFKEVAMSVFPRLLDTKLMASTQPFKEIISNTSLAELHKQLRENPFRSPTTECPEGLRSYDTSTEQLHEAGYDAFITGLCFISMANYLGSFLSPPKSHISARSKLLEPFYNKLFLMRVIDIPYLNMSGPDLQPKRDHVLYVTFPKEWKTSDLYQLFSAFGNIQVSWIDDTSAFVCLSQTEQVQIAMNTSRYAESYRIQTYAEYLQSRQKSTHSSRRWTDDGWDASYSTSGSSRLQAVKRSISPSLEEQNHNADSSWTHYSSVKKMKTDGSCSQSYAEVAGSCDWPRLQPDEGGTSVSPVQEEVEPEESSANQNQGKRSRRHKKRKSDASETTPPALFDVPQVW, from the exons ATGGAGGTCACCAGACAGA ATTTTAAAGAGGTTCTTCCAGAGGTGTGTAGCGCTGTGCAGGAGGCGGACTTCATCTCTATAGACGGAGAATTCAcag gcATCAGTGATGGGCCGTCAGTCAGTGCTCTGACCAATGGACTGGACACACCAGAGGAGAGATACACCAAACTGAGGAAG CACTCCATGAACTTCCTGCTCTTCCAGTTTGGCGTCTGCACCTTCAGATACGACCAGAATCAGTCCAC GTACATCACTAAAGCCTTCAACTTCTACATCTTCCCCAAGCCCTTCAGCCGCACGTCTCCAGACATCAAGTTCATCTGTCAG agctccagcaTTGATTTCCTGGCCAGTCAGGGCTTCGACTTCAACAAGGTCTTCCGCAGTG GGATCCCGTACCTGACCCAGGAGGAGGAGTCTCAGCTGAGGGAGCAGTACGAGGAGAGGCGGGGCCAGATCAATGGGGCGGGGCCAGTCTCATACACGCCCACCTCAGGGACGGGCTCCTGTAAGGTCCCTGAAGACCAGAGAGAGTTCATCCGGACGGTGGA GCAGAAGGTTGAAGCTCTTCTGAAGAACTCTGATCAGACTCTGGATCTGGAGCCCTGCACCGG CTTTCAGAGGAAGCTCATCTATCAGACGCTCAACTCCAA GTATCCTAAAGGTCTTCACGTGGAGACGCTGGAGACAGAGaag aaggaGCGCTTCATTCAGATCAGTAAGGTGGAtgaagaggagaggaggaggagggagcagcagaagcagcagagagagcag GAGGAGCTGAATGATGCTGTGGGCTTCTCCAGGGTTATCAGAGCCATCTCCAAAtct GGTAAACTGGTGGTGGGTCACAACATGCTGCTGGACGTCATGCACACCATCCATCAGTTCTGTGGACCGCTGCCTGAG gagcTGGATGACTTCAAGGAGGTGGCCATGTCTGTGTTTCCCAG GCTGTTGGACACCAAGCTGATGGCATCCACGCAGCCCTTCAAG gagaTCATCAGCAACACATCACTGGCTGAACTGCACAAACAGCTGAGAGAGAACCCCTTCAGATCCCCCACcactg agtgtCCCGAAGGCCTCCGGAGTTACGACACGTCCACAGAGCAGCTTCATGAGGCCGGTTATGACGCCTTCATCACTGGACTGTGCTTCATCTCCATGGCAAACtacctgg GGTCTTTTCTCTCGCCTCCAAAGAGTCACATCTCTGCTCGCTCCAAACTCCTCGAACCCTTCTACAACAA ATTATTCCTGATGAGGGTGATTGACATTCCCTATCTGAACATGAGTGGACCTGAcc ttcaGCCCAAGAGAGATCACGTCCTGTACGTCACCTTCCCTAAAGAGTGGAAGACCAGCGACCTGTACCAGCTCTTCAGCGCCTTCG gGAACATCCAGGTGTCGTGGATCGATGACACGTCGGCGTTCGTGTGTCTCAGTCAGACGGAGCAGGTTCAGATAG CCATGAACACCAGCCGCTACGCCGAGAGCTACCGCATCCAGACCTACGCCGAGTACCTGCAGTCCAGACAGAAGAGCACACACAGCAGCAGGAGGTGGACCGACGACGGCTGGGACGCTTCCTACAGCACCTCGGGCTCCAGCCG gctgcAGGCGGTCAAGAGGAGCATCAGTCCGTCTCTGGAGGAGCAGAATCACAATGCTGACAGCAGCTGGACACACTACAGCAGTGTCAAGAAGATGAAGACGGACG GAAGCTGCTCGCAGTCGTACGCTGAGGTCGCTGGCTCCTGTGATTGGCCCAGACTGCA GCCTGATGAGGGCGGAACCTCTGTGAGTCCAGTGCAGGAGGAGGTGGAGCCTGAGGAgtcctcagccaatcagaatcaaggtaAAAGGAGCCGCAGACACAAGAAGAGGAAGTCAGACG CTTCTGAAACGACGCCACCGGCACTCTTCGACGTTCCTCAGGTGTGGTAA
- the LOC113090610 gene encoding bifunctional apoptosis regulator-like isoform X3, translated as MDVQIPVEPELSESESEEGTALSESEFTCHCCYQVLVDPTTLTCGHSFCRHCLANWWASALPRVRRDCPECRAVWTGFPRVNILLRDAVEKLFPAEVRRRKQAILSDPGFCRVLQMFQQHGNTQAPHAAPPQNPPPINIREFYSGVVTALTFMTVVVLLYRAFSTDSSHEVLLSKPLSRWSADDVTLWVEHLGIWTNQYKETFRREQINGRLLSSLSDEDLSAAPFKIKNPSHRQIILEELHRLRQRRVSLNLWQYKDLYLGKSLFLLISLRNFPRLTLLYLFLFDYDDTFLPFIHTSCPATPDAPTDTPLLLSAVAWHWMSVHYWTAGFIIAHAALLTVLDVCFYWTLWKRGQMRTLPKLVWLQMFAVLFNTSLFVLPWPMMPLFIINTEIYIQLYFNPFLTAVLVKRTLLPTNTQHRP; from the exons ATGGACGTGCAGATCCCAGTGGAGCCGGAGCTCAGTGAGTCTGAGTCTGAGGAAGGGACGGCTCTGTCTGAGTCTGAGTTCACCTGTCACTGCTGCTACCAGGTTCTGGTGGACCCCACCACACTCACCTGTGGACACAGCTTCTGCAGACACTGTCTGGCCAACTGGTGGGCCTCCGCTCTGCCCAGGGTCCGGAGAGACTGCCCAGAATGCCGAGCGGTGTGGACCGGCTTTCCCAGAGTCAACATCCTGCTCCG ggatgCGGTGGAAAAGCTGTTTCCCGCTGAAGTGAGACGACGGAAGCAGGCCATCCTGAGTGATCCAGGGTTCTGTCGTGTTCTCCAGATGTTCCAGCAGCATGGGAACACACAGGCCCCTCACGCAGCTCCGCCACAGAACCCACCACCGATCAACATCAGAGAGTTTTACTCTGGAGTCGTGACGGCTCTGACCTTCATGAct gtggtgGTGTTATTGTACCGTGCGTTCAGTACTGATTCCAGTCATGAGGTACTGCTCAGTAAACCACTCAGCAGGTGGAGTGCTGATGATGTCACTCTGTGGGTGGAGCATCTGGGCATCTGGACCAATCAGTATAAAGAGACCTTCCGCAGGGAACAGATCAAcggcag gttacTGTCTTCTCTCAGTGATGAGGATCTGTCTGCGGCTCCGTTCAAAATCAAGAATCCGTCTCACAGACAGATCATCCTGGAGGAGCTGCACAGACTCAGACAGCGCCGGGTCTCACTGAACCTCTGgcagtacaag gatCTGTATTTAGGGAAGTCTCTGTTCCTGTTGATCAGTCTGAGGAACTTCCCTCGTCTGACGCTGCTCTACCTGTTCCTGTTTGATTATGACGACACGTTCCTGCCCTTCATTCACACCAGCTGCCCGGCGACACCAGACGCTCCCACGGACACACCGCTG CTGCTGTCTGCGGTGGCCTGGCACTGGATGAGTGTTCATTACTGGACGGCAGGTTTCATCATCGCTCACGCTGCACTACTGACGGTGCTGGACGTGTGTTTCTACTGGACGCTGTGGAAGAGAGGACAGAtgcg GACTCTGCCTAAGTTAGTCTGGCTTCAGATGTTCGCAGTGCTGTTCAACACGTCTCTGTTTGTGCTGCCGTGGCCCATGATGCCTCTCTTCATCATTAACACTGAGATCTACATCCAGCTGTACTTTAACCCCTTCCTCACTGCAGTGCTGGTGAAACGAACACTCCTGcccacaaacacacagcacaggccctga
- the LOC113090608 gene encoding poly(A)-specific ribonuclease PARN-like isoform X2, which yields MEVTRQNFKEVLPEVCSAVQEADFISIDGEFTGISDGPSVSALTNGLDTPEERYTKLRKHSMNFLLFQFGVCTFRYDQNQSTYITKAFNFYIFPKPFSRTSPDIKFICQSSSIDFLASQGFDFNKVFRSGIPYLTQEEESQLREQYEERRGQINGAGPVSYTPTSGTGSCKVPEDQREFIRTVEQKVEALLKNSDQTLDLEPCTGFQRKLIYQTLNSKYPKGLHVETLETEKERFIQISKVDEEERRRREQQKQQREQEELNDAVGFSRVIRAISKSGKLVVGHNMLLDVMHTIHQFCGPLPEELDDFKEVAMSVFPRLLDTKLMASTQPFKEIISNTSLAELHKQLRENPFRSPTTECPEGLRSYDTSTEQLHEAGYDAFITGLCFISMANYLGSFLSPPKSHISARSKLLEPFYNKLFLMRVIDIPYLNMSGPDLQPKRDHVLYVTFPKEWKTSDLYQLFSAFGNIQVSWIDDTSAFVCLSQTEQVQIAMNTSRYAESYRIQTYAEYLQSRQKSTHSSRRWTDDGWDASYSTSGSSRLQAVKRSISPSLEEQNHNADSSWTHYSSVKKMKTDGSCSQSYAEVAGSCDWPRLQPDEGGTSVSPVQEEVEPEESSANQNQGKRSRRHKKRKSDASETTPPALFDVPQVW from the exons ATGGAGGTCACCAGACAGA ATTTTAAAGAGGTTCTTCCAGAGGTGTGTAGCGCTGTGCAGGAGGCGGACTTCATCTCTATAGACGGAGAATTCAcag gcATCAGTGATGGGCCGTCAGTCAGTGCTCTGACCAATGGACTGGACACACCAGAGGAGAGATACACCAAACTGAGGAAG CACTCCATGAACTTCCTGCTCTTCCAGTTTGGCGTCTGCACCTTCAGATACGACCAGAATCAGTCCAC GTACATCACTAAAGCCTTCAACTTCTACATCTTCCCCAAGCCCTTCAGCCGCACGTCTCCAGACATCAAGTTCATCTGTCAG agctccagcaTTGATTTCCTGGCCAGTCAGGGCTTCGACTTCAACAAGGTCTTCCGCAGTG GGATCCCGTACCTGACCCAGGAGGAGGAGTCTCAGCTGAGGGAGCAGTACGAGGAGAGGCGGGGCCAGATCAATGGGGCGGGGCCAGTCTCATACACGCCCACCTCAGGGACGGGCTCCTGTAAGGTCCCTGAAGACCAGAGAGAGTTCATCCGGACGGTGGA GCAGAAGGTTGAAGCTCTTCTGAAGAACTCTGATCAGACTCTGGATCTGGAGCCCTGCACCGG CTTTCAGAGGAAGCTCATCTATCAGACGCTCAACTCCAA GTATCCTAAAGGTCTTCACGTGGAGACGCTGGAGACAGAGaag gaGCGCTTCATTCAGATCAGTAAGGTGGAtgaagaggagaggaggaggagggagcagcagaagcagcagagagagcag GAGGAGCTGAATGATGCTGTGGGCTTCTCCAGGGTTATCAGAGCCATCTCCAAAtct GGTAAACTGGTGGTGGGTCACAACATGCTGCTGGACGTCATGCACACCATCCATCAGTTCTGTGGACCGCTGCCTGAG gagcTGGATGACTTCAAGGAGGTGGCCATGTCTGTGTTTCCCAG GCTGTTGGACACCAAGCTGATGGCATCCACGCAGCCCTTCAAG gagaTCATCAGCAACACATCACTGGCTGAACTGCACAAACAGCTGAGAGAGAACCCCTTCAGATCCCCCACcactg agtgtCCCGAAGGCCTCCGGAGTTACGACACGTCCACAGAGCAGCTTCATGAGGCCGGTTATGACGCCTTCATCACTGGACTGTGCTTCATCTCCATGGCAAACtacctgg GGTCTTTTCTCTCGCCTCCAAAGAGTCACATCTCTGCTCGCTCCAAACTCCTCGAACCCTTCTACAACAA ATTATTCCTGATGAGGGTGATTGACATTCCCTATCTGAACATGAGTGGACCTGAcc ttcaGCCCAAGAGAGATCACGTCCTGTACGTCACCTTCCCTAAAGAGTGGAAGACCAGCGACCTGTACCAGCTCTTCAGCGCCTTCG gGAACATCCAGGTGTCGTGGATCGATGACACGTCGGCGTTCGTGTGTCTCAGTCAGACGGAGCAGGTTCAGATAG CCATGAACACCAGCCGCTACGCCGAGAGCTACCGCATCCAGACCTACGCCGAGTACCTGCAGTCCAGACAGAAGAGCACACACAGCAGCAGGAGGTGGACCGACGACGGCTGGGACGCTTCCTACAGCACCTCGGGCTCCAGCCG gctgcAGGCGGTCAAGAGGAGCATCAGTCCGTCTCTGGAGGAGCAGAATCACAATGCTGACAGCAGCTGGACACACTACAGCAGTGTCAAGAAGATGAAGACGGACG GAAGCTGCTCGCAGTCGTACGCTGAGGTCGCTGGCTCCTGTGATTGGCCCAGACTGCA GCCTGATGAGGGCGGAACCTCTGTGAGTCCAGTGCAGGAGGAGGTGGAGCCTGAGGAgtcctcagccaatcagaatcaaggtaAAAGGAGCCGCAGACACAAGAAGAGGAAGTCAGACG CTTCTGAAACGACGCCACCGGCACTCTTCGACGTTCCTCAGGTGTGGTAA